In one Fusarium keratoplasticum isolate Fu6.1 chromosome 5, whole genome shotgun sequence genomic region, the following are encoded:
- a CDS encoding C3H1-type domain-containing protein has product MARHRQGVASPTAVSRGSSLSSSSLTPVEDNKLSFVNNIPSNRIRPYPQFPVSAKQGSSSFDTQEITIQHAAMDLPPSGPQSSSYVASNGNHHNAYYGNWPERSQMYQALAPRSMASANWRGPRPSIDSITTGVNNYSLAGPNTSPGASNNDAPVSISDCLNGYAYCVQRPDGKYTRLVPADMLPALNEVPAKQASAQGMVLLPDLHMQPPQGVAKMNQPMTVKNRIDRIVATSPAQQRRTKIYCDKWIHDGTCAFTQQGCKYKHEMPFDKATQQSLGLFHGFPKWWKDLQEDLQKRHNKENPARRPQSVLQQDWRGESNEDTPSPATAQAPIGAERQTKAIKGRRHSPPTNEKPNWVPIEPQRPGPEGDWVITPSALKAWAHGRDNSSPRSSAGSVENNFIH; this is encoded by the exons ATGGCCCGTCACCGCCAGGGAGTTGCCTCCCCGACCGCCGTCTCCAGAGGCTCAAGCTTGTCTTCTTCGTCCTTGACTCCCGTCGAAGACAACAAACTCAGCTTTGTCAACAACATCCCCTCCAACCGCATTAGACCTTATCCACAGTTCCCAGTTTCTGCTAAGCAAGGCAGTTCTTCTTTTGATACTCAGGAGATCACCATTCAACACGCTGCCATGGATCTTCCTCCCTCTGGACCTCAGAGCAGCTCCTATGTTGCCTCCAACGGAAATCATCACAACGCCTACTATGGGAACTGGCCTGAGAGATCCCAGATGTACCAGGCGTTGGCCCCTCGGAGCATGGCTTCGGCCAACTGGCGAGGTCCTCGCCCATCTATCGACTCCATTACTACCGGCGTCAACAACTATTCGCTGGCGGGCCCCAACACTTCCCCAGGTGCCTCCAACAACGACGCCCCTGTCAGCATCTCGGACTGCCTTAATGGATACGCCTACTGCGTGCAGCGTCCTGACGGTAAATACACCAGACTTGTCCCCGCCGACATGCTTCCGGCCCTCAACGAAGTTCCCGCCAAGCAAGCCAGCGCTCAAGGCATGGTCCTCCTGCCGGACCTCCACATGCAGCCGCCGCAGGGAGTGGCCAAGATGAACCAGCCCATGACTGTCAAG AATCGTATTGATCGCATTGTCGCCACTTCGCCTGCTCAGCAACGAAGAACCAAGATCTACTGCGACAAGTGGATTCACGACGGCACTTGCGCCTTTACCCAGCAGGGCTGCAAGTACAAGCACGAGATGCCCTTTGACAAGGCGACTCAGCAGTCTCTCGGTCTCTTCCATGGGTTCCCCAAGTGGTGGAAGGACCTCCAGGAGGACCTCCAGAAGCGCCACAACAAGGAGAACCCAGCTCGCCGTCCGCAGTCGGTTCTGCAGCAGGACTGGAGAGGGGAGAGCAACGAGGACACGCCCAGCCCGGCCACTGCCCAGGCCCCCATCGGAGCCGAGAGACagaccaaggccatcaagggccgTCGTCACTCTCCCCCTACCAACGAGAAGCCAAACTGGGTGCCTATTGAACCTCAGAGACCCGGCCCTGAGGGGGACTGGGTCATCACTCCATCAGCCCTCAAGGCGTGGGCTCACGGCAGAGACAACTCCTCTCCCCGCTCCTCTGCGGGCTCGGTTGAAAACAACTTCATCCACTAG